The following proteins are encoded in a genomic region of Garra rufa chromosome 22, GarRuf1.0, whole genome shotgun sequence:
- the tob1b gene encoding protein Tob1b translates to MQLEIQVALNFIISYLYNKLPRRRVNIFGEELERQLKKKYEGHWYPDKPYKGSGFRCIHVGEKVDPVVEEAAKESGLDIEDVRNNLPQDLSVWIDPFEVSYQIGEKGAVKVLYVDDNGENGSELDKEIRNSFNPEAQVFMPISDPVGVSSESSSPSPPPFGQSAAVSPSFMPRSAQPLTFTTASFAATKFGSTKMKNSGRNGGKVARSSPTNLGLNVNSLLKQKAISSSVHSLYGFGLGSSPQQQKAASALSPNAKEFVFPNLQGQGSSGSAPVFQSENPLSLSPLQYSNAFDVFTAYGSINDKSLMDGLNFSLSNMQYSNQQFQPVMAN, encoded by the coding sequence ATGCAGCTTGAAATCCAAGTAGCGTTGAACTTCATCATTTCATACCTGTACAACAAGCTCCCGCGGAGGCGAGTGAACATCTTCGGCGAggagctggagcggcaattgaagAAGAAATACGAAGGACACTGGTACCCCGACAAGCCATACAAAGGATCCGGGTTCAGGTGCATCCACGTGGGCGAGAAGGTGGACCCGGTGGTGGAGGAAGCAGCCAAAGAAAGCGGGCTGGACATCGAGGACGTCCGCAATAACTTGCCTCAGGACCTCAGCGTCTGGATCGACCCTTTTGAGGTGTCCTACCAGATCGGGGAGAAGGGAGCGGTCAAGGTGCTATACGTGGACGATAATGGCGAGAACGGCTCCGAGCTGGATAAGGAGATCAGAAACAGTTTTAACCCGGAGGCTCAGGTCTTCATGCCAATCAGCGACCCAGTGGGCGTCTCGTCCGAGTCCAGCTCGCCGTCGCCGCCGCCGTTCGGCCAGTCGGCGGCCGTCAGCCCGTCCTTCATGCCGCGCTCCGCCCAGCCTTTAACCTTCACCACAGCCTCGTTCGCCGCCACCAAGTTCGGCTCCACTAAGATGAAGAACAGTGGCCGCAATGGCGGCAAAGTCGCTCGCAGCTCTCCCACCAACCTGGGCCTGAATGTCAACAGCCTCCTCAAGCAGAAAGCCATCTCCAGCTCTGTGCATTCGCTCTACGGCTTTGGCCTGGGGAGCTCACCGCAGCAGCAAAAGGCGGCATCTGCGCTCTCGCCCAACGCCAAGGAGTTCGTGTTCCCCAACCTGCAAGGCCAAGGGAGCTCTGGAAGCGCTCCGGTGTTTCAAAGCGAGAACCCGCTCAGCCTCAGCCCTCTGCAGTACAGCAATGCCTTCGACGTGTTCACAGCCTACGGGAGCATCAACGACAAGTCACTCATGGATGGCTTAAACTTCAGTCTCAGCAACATGCAGTATTCAAACCAGCAATTCCAGCCTGTCATGGCTAACTAA